A stretch of Eschrichtius robustus isolate mEscRob2 chromosome 6, mEscRob2.pri, whole genome shotgun sequence DNA encodes these proteins:
- the SON gene encoding protein SON isoform X4, translating to MATNIEQIFRSFVVSKFREIQQELSSGRSEGQLNGETNTPVEGNQAGDAAASARSLPNEEIVQKIEEVLSGVLDTELRYKPDLKEASRKSRCVSVQTDPTDEIPTKKSKKHKKHKNKKKKKKKEKEKKYKRQPEESESKPKSHHDGNVDLESDSFLKFDSEPSEMALEHPVRVFGLSDTSESPALVLEPPVVSMEVLEPHTLEILKPATKTAELSVASTSVVSVQSEQSVAVMLEPSMTKILDSFAAAPVPTTTVVLQSSEPVVTMSVECQMKPVLKSLESTPPEPSKVMLLEPPVAKVLEPSETLVSSETPTEVHPEPSTSTTMDFPESSATEVLRLPEQPVEVPSEIADSSMTRPQELLELPKTTALELQESSVASAMELPGPPATSMLELQGPPVTPVLELPGPSATPVPELPGPLSTPVPELLGPPATAVPELPGPSVTSVPQLSQELPGLPAPSMGLEPPQEVPEPPVMAQELPGLPVVTAAVELPGQPVVTVAMELTEQPVTTTELEQPVGMTTVEHPGQPEVTTATGLLGQPEAAMVLELPGQPVATTALELPGQSSVTGVPELPGLPSATRALELSGQPVATGALELPGQLMAAGALEFSGQSGAAGALELLGQPLATGVLELPGQPGAPELPGQPVATVALEISVQSVVTTTELSTMTVSQSLEVPSTTALESYNTVAQELPTTLVGETSVTVGVDPLMAQESHMLASNTMETHMLASNTMDSQMLASNTMDSQMLASNTMDSQMLASSTMDSQMLATSSMDSQMLATSSMDSQMLATSSMDSQMLATSSMDSQMLATSSMDSQMLATSSMDSQMLATSSMDSQMLATSSMDSQMLATSTMDSQMLATSSMDSQMLASGTMDSQMLASGTMDAQMLASGTMDAQMLASSTQDSAMLGSKSPDPYRLAQDPYRLAQDPYRLGHDPYRLGHDAYRLGQDPYRLGHDPYRLTPDPYRMSARPYRIAPRSYRIAPRPYRLAPRPLMLASRRSMMMSYAAERSMMSSYERSMMSYERSMMSPMAERSMMSAYERSMMSAYERSMMSPMAERSMMSAYERSMMSAYERSMMSPMADRSMMSMGADRSMMSSYSAADRSMMSSYSAADRSMMSSYTADRSMMSMAADSYTDSYTDTYTEAYMVPPLPPEEPPTMPPLPPEEPPMTPPLPPEEPPEGPALPTEQSALTAENTWPTEVPALPPEESVSLPEPPVSQSEISEPSAVLANYSASASEPSMLASEAAMTVPEPPLEPESLVTSTPVESAAVAEEHEIVPERPVTYMVSETPTTSGELTVLTSEPSVMSEAAETFDSMRASGHVASEVSMSLLEAAVPIPEPSQSTVDLPAMAVSELPAVAVLEQPAGTVSEPPAMAVPEPQAEAVPDPVAVAVQDPPAEAVPEPLAFSEPEHVTVPVPVVSALEPSVPVLEPAVSVLQPNVIVSEPSICVQESTVTISEPPVTVSEPTQVIPTEMVLESTPIILESNVIKGMNLLSGDQNLAPEIGMQEIPMHSDEEPYAEGHLKNDSYETENDMNIDLNINNHLIAKEMEHNTVSAASTGAVGETGEEKILPTNETKQCTVLDICPSVSETDVGGTLSSTGPLALEPDAVGTGKGLEFATASALSSVSKYDFEVSLTTQDTEHDMVISTSPSGGSEADIEGPLPAKDIHPDIPSTNNFVSKDAEGSLPIQESDQTLAVALSPKESSGEDKEVPLPTKEILSDSGFSANIDDINEADLVRPLLPKDMERLTSLRAGIEGPLLASEVERDKSAASPVVISIPERASESSSEEKDDYEIFVKVKDTHEKSKKNKNRDKGEKEKKRDSSLRSRSKRSKSSEHKSRKRTSESRSRARKRSSKSKSHRSQTRSRSRSRRRRRSSRSRSKSRGRRSVSKEKRKRSPKHRSKSRERKRKRSSSRDNRKTGRARSRTPSRRSRSHTPSRRRRSRSGGRRSFSISPSRRSRTPSRRSRTPSRRSRTPSRRSRTPSRRSRTPSRRSRTPSRRRRSRSVVRRRSFSISPVRLRRSRTPLRRRFSRSPIRRKRSRSSERGRSPKRLTDLNKAQLLEIAKANAAAMCAKAGVPLPPNLKPAPPPSIEEKVAKKSGGATIEELTEKCKQIAQSKEDDDVIVNKPHVSDEEEEEPPFYHHPFKLSEPKPIFFNLNIAAAKPTPPKSQVTLTKEFPVSSGSQHRKKEADSVYGEWVPVEKNGEENKEDDNVFSSSLPSEGRVKRQGRVRRQMKQPAASHLTVTRCNSLCGTKPQSEKHRIAENSVITSLPNIGPSLHLWEGSPRYNYLASRFASRLYSSRFWW from the exons ATGGCGACCAACATCGAGCAGATTTTTAGGTCTTTCGTGGTCAGTAAATTCCGGGAAATTCAACAGGAGCTTTCAAG TGGAAGGAGTGAAGGCCAGCTCAATGGTGAAACAAATACACCTGTTGAAGGAAACCAGGcaggtgatgcagctgcttctgcCAGGAGCCTACCAAATGAAGAAATAGTTCAGAAGATAGAGGAAGTACTTTCTGGGGTCTTAGATACGGAACTACGATATAAGCCAG ACTTGAAGGAGGCTTCCAGAAAAAGTAGATGTGTGTCTGTACAAACAGATCCTACTGATGAAATACCTACCAAAAAGTCGAAGAaacataaaaagcacaaaaataaaaagaagaaaaagaagaaagaaaaggaaaaaaagtataaaagacaGCCAGAAGAATCTGAATCAAAGCCGAAATCACATCATGATGGGAACGTAGATTTAGAATCAGATTCCTTTTTGAAGTTTGATTCTGAACCTTCAGAAATGGCACTGGAGCATCCTGTAAGAGTGTTCGGCCTATCTGACACCAGTGAGTCTCCTGCACTTGTGCTAGAACCTCCTGTAGTATCAATGGAGGTATTAGAGCCACACACCTTAGAAATTCTGAAGCCAGCTACAAAAACTGCAGAACTGTCAGTTGCATCTACATCAGTAGTTTCAGTGCAGTCAGAGCAGTCTGTAGCAGTAATGCTGGAACCATCCATGACAAAGATTCTGGATTCCTTTGCAGCAGCACCAGTGCCTACTACAACAGTAGTGCTACAGTCATCTGAGCCGGTTGTAACAATGTCAGTGGAGTGTCAGATGAAGCCTGTGCTGAAATCATTGGAGAGCACACCTCCAGAGCCATCAAAGGTCATGTTGTTAGAGCCACCAGTAGCAAAAGTGCTAGAGCCATCAGAAACCCTTGTGTCATCAGAGACACCTACTGAGGTGCACCCTGAGCCAAGCACATCGACAACAATGGATTTTCCAGAGTCATCGGCAACTGAAGTGCTAAGATTGCCAGAGCAGCCTGTAGAAGTACCATCGGAGATTGCAGATTCATCCATGACAAGACCGCAGGAGCTGCTGGAGCTGCCCAAGACCACAGCGTTGGAGCTGCAGGAGTCGTCGGTGGCCTCAGCGATGGAGTTGCCGGGGCCACCTGCGACCTCCATGCTGGAGTTGCAGGGGCCCCCTGTGACTCCAGTGCTGGAGTTACCTGGGCCCTCTGCTACCCCGGTGCCAGAGTTGCCAGGGCCCCTTTCTACCCCAGTGCCTGAGTTGCTAGGGCCCCCTGCGACAGCAGTGCCTGAGTTGCCGGGGCCCTCTGTGACGTCAGTGCCACAGTTGTCGCAGGAATTGCCAGGGCTTCCAGCACCATCCATGGGGTTGGAGCCACCACAGGAGGTACCAGAGCCACCTGTGATGGCACAGGAGTTGCCAGGGCTGCCTGTGGTGACAGCAGCAGTAGAGCTGCCAGGGCAGCCTGTGGTTACAGTAGCAATGGAGTTGACCGAACAACCTGTGACGACGACAGAGTTGGAGCAGCCTGTGGGGATGACAACGGTGGAACATCCTGGGCAGCCTGAGGTGACGACGGCAACAGGGTTGCTGGGGCAGCCTGAGGCAGCAATGGTGCTGGAGTTGCCAGGACAGCCAGTGGCAACGACAGCGCTGGAGTTGCCAGGGCAGTCTTCGGTGACTGGGGTGCCTGAGTTGCCAGGGCTGCCTTCGGCAACTAGGGCACTGGAGTTGTCGGGGCAGCCTGTGGCAACTGGGGCACTGGAGTTGCCTGGGCAGCTCATGGCAGCTGGGGCACTGGAGTTCTCGGGGCAGTCTGGGGCAGCTGGAGCACTGGAGCTTTTGGGGCAGCCTTTGGCAACAGGGGTGCTGGAGTTGCCAGGGCAGCCTGGGGCGCCAGAGTTGCCTGGGCAGCCTGTGGCAACTGTGGCGCTGGAGATCTCTGTTCAGTCTGTGGTGACAACAACGGAGCTGTCAACGATGACCGTGTCGCAGTCCCTGGAGGTGCCCTCGACGACAGCGCTGGAGTCCTATAATACGGTAGCACAGGAGCTGCCTACTACATTAGTGGGGGAGACTTCTGTAACAGTAGGAGTGGATCCCTTGATGGCCCAAGAATCCCATATGTTAGCTTCTAACACCATGGAGACCCATATGTTAGCATCCAACACCATGGACTCCCAAATGCTAGCATCCAACACCATGGACTCCCAGATGCTAGCGTCCAACACCATGGACTCCCAGATGTTAGCCTCTAGCACCATGGACTCCCAGATGTTAGCAACCAGCTCCATGGACTCCCAGATGTTAGCAACCAGCTCCATGGACTCCCAGATGTTAGCAACCAGCTCCATGGACTCCCAGATGTTAGCAACCAGCTCCATGGACTCCCAGATGTTAGCAACCAGCTCCATGGACTCCCAGATGTTAGCAACCAGCTCCATGGACTCCCAGATGTTAGCAACCAGCTCCATGGACTCCCAGATGTTAGCAACCAGCTCCATGGACTCCCAGATGTTAGCAACCAGCACCATGGACTCCCAGATGTTAGCCACTAGCTCTATGGATTCCCAGATGTTAGCATCTGGCACTATGGACTCTCAGATGTTAGCTTCCGGCACCATGGATGCTCAGATGTTAGCGTCTGGTACCATGGATGCTCAGATGTTAGCATCTAGTACCCAAGATTCTGCTATGTTGGGTTCAAAAtctcctgatccctacaggttaGCTCAGGATCCTTACAGGTTAGCTCAAGATCCCTATAGGTTAGGTCATGACCCTTATAGGCTAGGTCATGATGCCTACAGGTTAGGGCAAGACCCCTATAGATTAGGCCATGATCCCTACAGACTAACTCCTGATCCCTATAGGATGTCAGCTAGACCCTATAGGATAGCACCCAGGTCCTATAGAATAGCTCCCAGGCCATATAGGTTAGCACCTAGACCCCTGATGTTAGCATCTAGACGTTCTATGATGATGTCCTATGCTGCAGAACGTTCCATGATGTCATCTTACGAACGCTCTATGATGTCTTACGAGCGGTCTATGATGTCCCCTATGGCTGAACGCTCTATGATGTCAGCCTATGAGCGCTCTATGATGTCAGCTTATGAGCGCTCTATGATGTCCCCTATGGCTGAGCGCTCTATGATGTCAGCTTATGAACGCTCTATGATGTCAGCTTACGAGCGCTCCATGATGTCCCCGATGGCTGACCGATCTATGATGTCCATGGGTGCTGACCGGTCTATGATGTCGTCATACTCTGCTGCTGACCGGTCTATGATGTCATCGTACTCTGCAGCTGATCGATCTATGATGTCATCTTATACTGCTGATCGTTCAATGATGTCTATGGCAGCTGATTCTTACACCGATTCTTATACTGATACATATACGGAGGCATATATGGTGCCACCTTTGCCTCCTGAAGAGCCTCCAACAATGCCACCATTGCCACCTGAAGAGCCACCAATGACACCGCCATTGCCTCCTGAGGAACCACCAGAGGGTCCAGCATTACCCACTGAGCAGTCAGCATTAACAGCTGAAAATACTTGGCCTACTGAGGTGCCAGCATTACCTCCTGAAGAGTCTGTGTCGCTGCCTGAACCTCCTGTGAGTCAAAGTGAGATTTCAGAGCCTTCGGCAGTGCTTGCTAATTATTCAGCATCAGCATCAGAGCCTTCAATGTTAGCATCAGAGGCTGCCATGACTGTTCCAGAACCACCACTGGAGCCAGAGTCTTTGGTCACGTCAACACCTGTAGAGTCTGCTGCCGTAGCAGAAGAGCATGAAATTGTTCCAGAAAGACCAGTGACTTACATGGTGTCCGAAACTCCCACAACATCAGGTGAACTGACTGTGTTAACATCAGAGCCTTCTGTTATGTCAGAGGCAGCAGAAACTTTTGATTCCATGAGGGCTTCAGGACATGTTGCCTCAGAGGTATCTATGTCCCTGCTGGAGGCAGCAGTACCTATTCCAGAGCCATCACAGAGCACTGTAGATCTGCCAGCCATGGCTGTCTCAGAGCTACCAGCTGTGGCTGTCCTGGAGCAACCAGCTGGAACTGTTTCAGAGCCACCAGCCATGGCTGTTCCAGAGCCACAGGCTGAGGCTGTGCCAGACCCAGTGGCTGTGGCTGTCCAGGACCCACCGGCTGAGGCTGTCCCAGAGCCCCTGGCCTTTTCTGAGCCAGAGCATGTTACCGTTCCTGTGCCAGTTGTTTCTGCCCTGGAGCCTAGTGTGCCTGTCCTGGAACCAGCGGTGTCAGTCCTTCAACCTAACGTGATTGTTTCAGAACCATCTATTTGTGTCCAAGAATCCACTGTGACAATTTCAGAGCCTCCTGTCACTGTCTCAGAGCCGACTCAAGTAATACCAACTGAGATGGTTTTAGAGTCTACACCAATAATACTGGAGTCTAATGTTATAAAAGGAATGAATTTACTATCTGGCGATCAAAATCTTGCTCCAGAGATTGGCATGCAGGAGATTCCCATGCATTCAGACGAAGAGCCATATGCTGAAGGACACCTGAAGAATGACTCTTATGAAACTGAAAATGATATGAATATAGACCTCAATATAAATAATCACTTAATTGCTAAAGAGATGGAACATAACACAGTGTCTGCTGCCAGCACTGGTGCTGTTGGTGAAACTGGTGAAGAGAAAATTTTACCCACCAATGAGACTAAACAATGCACAGTATTGGATATCTGCCCTAGTGTTAGTGAAACTGATGTAGGAGGGACTCTGTCTTCTACTGGTCCCCTTGCTCTTGAACCTGATGCAGTGGGAACTGGTAAGGGTCTTGAATTTGCCACAGCATCTGCTCTCAGTTCAGTTAGTAAATATGATTTTGAAGTATCGTTAACTACTCAAGATACTGAACATGACATGGTAATTTCCACCAGCCCCAGTGGTGGTAGTGAAGCTGACATAGAGGGACCTTTACCTGCTAAAGACATCCATCCTGATATACCATCTACTAATAACTTTGTCAGTAAGGATGCAGAAGGATCATTACCTATACAGGAGAGTGACCAGACATTAGCAGTGGCTCTCAGTCCTAAAGAAAGTAGTGGAGAAGATAAAGAAGTACCTCTCCCTACTAAAGAGATACTGTCTGATTCAGGATTTTCTGCCAACATTGATGATATTAATGAAGCTGATTTAGTGAGACCATTACTTCCTAAGGACATGGAACGTCTTACAAGCCTTAGAGCTGGTATTGAAGGACCTTTACTTGCAAGTGAAGTTGAACGGGATAAATCTGCTGCCAGTCCAGTTGTAATTAGTATACCAGAAAGAGCTTCAGAGTCGTCTTCAGAGGAAAAAGATGATTATGAAATTTTTGTAAAAGTTAAGGACACAcatgaaaaaagcaagaaaaataagaacCGTGACAAaggtgagaaagagaagaaaagggactCTTCGTTAAGATCTCGAAGTAAGCGTTCCAAGTCTTCTGAACACAAATCGCGAAAGCGCACCAGTGAGTCTCGTTCTAGGGCAAGGAAGAGATCATCTAAGTCCAAGTCTCATCGCTCTCAAACACGTTCACGGTCACGATCAAGACGCAGAAGGAGGAGCAGCAGGTCAAGATCAAAGTCTAGAGGAAGGCGATCTGTATCAAAAGAGAAGCGCAAAAGATCCCCAAAGCACAGATCCAAGtccagggaaagaaaaagaaaaagatcaagcTCCAGGGATAACCGGAAAACAGGTAGAGCTCGGAGTCGCACCCCAAGCCGTCGGAGCCGGAGTCACACTCCGAGTCGTCGAAGAAGATCTAGATCTGGGGGAAGAAGGAGCTTTAGCATCTCCCCGAGCCGAAGAAGCCGCACCCCCAGCCGAAGGAGTCGCACCCCGAGCCGACGGAGTCGCACCCCGAGCCGACGGAGCCGCACCCCGAGCCGTCGGAGCCGCACCCCGAGCCGTCGGAGCCGCACCCCGAGCCGTCGGAGAAGATCAAGATCTGTGGTAAGAAGACGAAGCTTCAGTATATCACCAGTCAGATTAAGGCGATCACGAACACCCTTGAGAAGAAGGTTTAGCAGGTCTCCCATCCGCCGTAAACGATCCAGGTCTTCTGAAAGAGGCAGATCACCTAAACGTCTGACGGATTTGA ATAAGGCTCAGTTACTTGAAATAGCCAAAGCTAATGCAGCTGCCATGTGTGCTAAGGCTGGTGTTCCTTTACCGCCAAACCTAAAGCCTGCACCTCCACCTTCAATAGAAGAGAAAGTTGCTAAAAAATCAGGAGGAGCTACTATAGAAGAACTAACTGAG aaatGCAAACAGATTGCACAGAGTAAAGAAGATGATGATGTAATAGTGAATAAACCTCATGTTTcggatgaagaggaagaagaacctCCTTTTTATCATCATCCTTTTAAACTCAGTGAACCCAAACCCATTTTTTTCAATCTGAAT attgctGCAGCAAAGCCAACTCCACCAAAAAGCCAGGTAACATTAACAAAAGAATTCCCTGTGTCATCTGGATCTCAACATCggaaaaaagaagcagatagTGTTTATGGAGAATGGGTTCCTGTAGAGAAAAAtggtgaagaaaacaaagaggatgaTAATGTTTTCAGCAGCAGTTTGCCCTCTGAG GGCCGGGTTAAACGGCAGGGCCGGGTTAGACGACAGATGAAACAACCCGCAGCTTCTCATTTGACAGTAACTCGATGCAATTCACTTTGTGGAACCAAGCCACAAAGTGAAAAGCATCGAATTGCAGAGAACAGTGTTATCACATCCCTACCCAACATTGGGCCCTCCTTGCACTTGTGGGAAGGTAGCCCAAGGTACAACTATTTAGCTTCCCGTTTTGCTTCAAGGCTCTATAGCTCTAGATTTTGGTGGTAG